In the genome of Amphiura filiformis chromosome 4, Afil_fr2py, whole genome shotgun sequence, one region contains:
- the LOC140149951 gene encoding ubiquinol-cytochrome-c reductase complex assembly factor 2-like, whose amino-acid sequence MAATRYRKFLQLIEQWPLDSSKKGRDLGMHIREMVAIGFKQGPATQINERKCDEMYEALQKMNTDYYRNKYPRLYQSSATGATLEECKIVTSKDSKEIKNLK is encoded by the exons cagccaccagGTACCGCAAATTTCTACAGCTGATCGAGCAATGGCCATTGGATTCCAGCAAAAAAGGACGTGATCTGGGGATGCATATACGAGAGATGGTAGCAATAGGCTTCAAACAAGGACCTGCCACTCAA ATAAATGAAAGAAAGTGTGACGAGATGTATGAAGCCTTACAGAAGATGAACACTGACTATTATAGGAATAAG TACCCTAGATTATATCAGAGCTCAGCTACAGGTGCCACACTAGAGGAATGCAAAATTGTCACATCTAAAG ATTCAAAGGAAATCAAGAACTTGAAATGA